A section of the Streptomyces sp. CG1 genome encodes:
- a CDS encoding DUF262 domain-containing protein produces the protein MTEAVDTTTELSVQGESLQRLYSQYVQDRFLVNRRYQRKLVWAVEEKERLIDSVLKRLPIPLILLAENIYENVPRFEVIDGLQRLNALFSFIENEFALDGQYFDLETLADTKYLKDSGTLIQKEPVLQRASCRDFANYQLPVSTYRSASESSVDEVFRRINSSGRHLSSQEIRQAGSTADISVLVRRISASIRGDASLTDYVKLQDMPKISITNRDLGYGIHDAGIFWVKQGILSREAVRESRDEELVLDLLLDLILSPLASSGTEYRNAAYGDERGSASTSIRTVRTRLLTIGREEVERRFATTLDLLEETFSKAGAPFATWTMTQQNPRGVPRHFHALFIAVAQLTLEENLRPKDIKIFANALKGFWDKDLSVPGGGNWGSERKSALINSVKGHLRPHFEPTTDEHEVRLKAQALQFESTLRMALTEDALFELKQGFCRIDSAGAFDDRSFDKILRTASAMANIGPAVRGVIFIGVADDEADAEAVQRFSGIKTHRIDRFHVTGTQHELTAAGKSLDEQFRWLVDRIQNSKLQRSFADSLASTLSPFRYKDFLLWKLEPASGRSPVTFDGKFHDRQGPKTVEVADPMAVVELVRRFPN, from the coding sequence ATGACTGAAGCCGTGGACACGACAACTGAGCTTTCCGTACAGGGTGAAAGCCTGCAGCGCCTTTACAGTCAGTACGTGCAAGACCGATTTCTCGTGAACCGTCGATACCAGCGCAAGCTCGTTTGGGCGGTGGAAGAGAAGGAGCGTTTGATCGACTCGGTCTTGAAGCGTCTTCCGATTCCCCTCATCCTACTTGCCGAAAACATCTATGAAAATGTCCCACGGTTTGAGGTAATTGACGGGTTGCAGCGACTGAATGCACTGTTCTCGTTCATTGAAAATGAATTCGCGCTCGACGGTCAATATTTTGACCTTGAGACGCTTGCAGACACGAAATATCTTAAAGATAGTGGCACTCTTATTCAAAAAGAGCCTGTCCTCCAGCGGGCTTCCTGTCGAGACTTTGCCAACTATCAGCTCCCAGTCTCCACTTATAGGTCAGCCAGCGAATCATCGGTTGATGAAGTCTTCCGTAGAATTAATTCGTCGGGTCGCCATCTAAGCTCGCAAGAAATCCGGCAAGCCGGCTCTACTGCGGATATTTCTGTTCTCGTTCGGAGAATTAGTGCATCTATCCGGGGTGATGCCTCACTTACGGACTACGTCAAGCTCCAAGATATGCCGAAGATCAGTATTACGAACCGTGATCTTGGCTATGGAATCCACGATGCAGGGATCTTCTGGGTGAAGCAGGGGATTCTGTCGCGTGAAGCAGTACGAGAATCCCGTGACGAAGAGCTCGTACTTGATCTTCTCCTCGACCTAATCTTGAGCCCCCTGGCAAGTAGTGGAACGGAGTACAGGAACGCTGCGTATGGAGACGAACGCGGAAGCGCCTCCACCTCTATCCGGACTGTGAGGACGCGCCTACTTACAATCGGCAGAGAGGAAGTTGAGCGCCGCTTCGCGACCACGCTCGACCTTCTGGAGGAAACTTTCTCAAAAGCTGGAGCGCCGTTTGCGACGTGGACGATGACGCAGCAGAATCCGCGCGGAGTACCTAGGCACTTCCACGCACTCTTTATTGCTGTTGCGCAGCTTACTCTAGAGGAGAACCTGCGCCCGAAAGATATCAAAATCTTCGCTAACGCACTTAAGGGGTTCTGGGATAAGGATCTTAGTGTACCGGGCGGTGGTAACTGGGGGAGTGAGCGAAAGTCTGCACTTATTAATTCAGTGAAAGGCCATCTGCGTCCACATTTCGAACCGACAACGGATGAGCATGAGGTCCGACTAAAAGCTCAGGCGCTTCAGTTTGAGTCAACCCTTCGCATGGCACTCACGGAGGATGCGCTCTTCGAGTTGAAGCAGGGCTTCTGTCGAATCGATAGTGCGGGCGCTTTTGATGATAGGAGCTTCGATAAGATCCTGCGCACTGCTAGCGCCATGGCGAATATTGGACCCGCTGTAAGAGGCGTAATCTTCATTGGTGTCGCGGACGACGAAGCGGATGCCGAGGCCGTTCAGCGATTCTCTGGGATAAAGACGCACCGGATTGACCGGTTTCATGTTACTGGCACGCAGCATGAGCTCACCGCTGCTGGAAAATCGCTGGATGAGCAATTCCGATGGCTAGTCGACCGAATCCAGAACTCCAAGCTTCAAAGGAGCTTCGCGGATTCACTGGCTTCTACGCTCAGTCCATTTCGGTATAAAGATTTTCTGTTGTGGAAGCTGGAGCCGGCGTCTGGACGCTCACCCGTCACTTTCGACGGGAAGTTTCACGATCGACAGGGGCCGAAGACGGTTGAAGTGGCTGACCCCATGGCGGTGGTTGAGTTGGTGCGCCGATTCCCAAATTGA
- a CDS encoding TIGR03960 family B12-binding radical SAM protein: MPVESVFPQLEALLPHVQKPIQYVGGELNSTVKDWDECDVRWALMYPDAYEVGLPNQGVMILYEVLNEQEGVLAERTYSVWPDLEALMREHGVPQFTVDTHRPVKSFDVFGLSFSTELGYTNMLTALDLAGIPLESKDRGLDDPIVLAGGHAAFNPEPIADFIDAAIIGDGEQAVLDMTRIIREWKAEGCPGGREEVLFRLAKTGAVYIPAFYDVEYLQDGRIARVVPNKSGVPWRVSKHTVMDLDEWPYPKQPLVPLAETVHERMSVEIFRGCTRGCRFCQAGMITRPVRERSITGIGEMVDKGLKATGFEEVGLLSLSSADHSEIGDIAKGLADRYTDDKIGLSLPSTRVDAFNIDLANELTRNGRRSGLTFAPEGGSERIRKVINKMVSEEDLIRTVATAYGNGWRQVKLYFMCGLPTETDDDVLQIADMAMHVIQKGREVSGSNDIRCTVSIGGFVPKPHTPFQWAPQLSAEETDTRLAKLRDKIRGDKKYGRSIGFRYHDGKPGIVEGLLSRGDRRIGAVIRAVYDDGGRFDGWREHFSYDRWMACADKALAPFGVDVDWYTTRERGYEEVLPWDHLDSGLDKDWLWEDWQDALDETEVEDCRWTPCFDCGVCPQMDTTIQIGPTGKKLLPLTVKNAGPTPASSGHAH; this comes from the coding sequence ATGCCTGTCGAGTCGGTTTTTCCGCAGCTCGAAGCTCTGCTCCCCCACGTGCAGAAGCCGATCCAGTACGTGGGCGGAGAGCTCAACTCCACCGTCAAGGACTGGGACGAGTGCGACGTCCGCTGGGCGCTCATGTACCCGGACGCGTACGAGGTGGGTCTGCCCAACCAGGGCGTCATGATCCTCTACGAGGTCCTCAACGAGCAGGAGGGCGTCCTCGCCGAGCGCACCTACAGCGTGTGGCCGGACCTGGAGGCGCTGATGCGTGAGCACGGCGTCCCGCAGTTCACCGTCGACACCCACCGCCCGGTGAAGTCCTTCGACGTGTTCGGCCTCAGCTTCTCCACGGAGCTGGGCTACACGAACATGCTGACGGCCCTGGACCTGGCGGGTATCCCCCTGGAGTCCAAGGACCGTGGGCTGGACGACCCGATCGTCCTGGCCGGCGGCCACGCGGCGTTCAACCCGGAGCCGATCGCCGACTTCATCGACGCGGCGATCATCGGCGACGGCGAGCAGGCCGTGCTCGACATGACCCGGATCATCCGCGAGTGGAAGGCCGAGGGCTGCCCCGGCGGCCGCGAGGAGGTCCTGTTCCGCCTGGCCAAGACGGGCGCGGTGTACATCCCGGCGTTCTACGACGTCGAGTACCTGCAGGACGGCCGGATCGCCCGCGTCGTACCGAACAAGAGCGGCGTCCCGTGGCGGGTCAGCAAGCACACCGTCATGGACCTGGACGAGTGGCCGTACCCCAAGCAGCCCCTCGTCCCCCTGGCCGAGACGGTGCACGAGCGCATGTCGGTGGAGATCTTCCGCGGCTGCACCCGAGGCTGCCGCTTCTGCCAGGCCGGCATGATCACGCGCCCGGTGCGTGAGCGCTCGATCACGGGCATCGGCGAGATGGTCGACAAGGGCCTCAAGGCGACGGGCTTCGAGGAGGTCGGCCTGCTCTCCCTCTCCTCGGCGGACCACTCGGAGATCGGTGACATCGCCAAGGGCCTGGCGGACCGCTACACCGACGACAAGATCGGCCTGTCCCTGCCCTCCACCCGCGTCGACGCGTTCAACATCGACCTGGCGAACGAGCTGACGAGGAACGGCCGCCGTTCCGGTCTCACCTTCGCCCCGGAGGGCGGCTCCGAGCGCATCCGCAAGGTCATCAACAAGATGGTCTCGGAAGAGGACCTGATCCGCACCGTCGCGACGGCCTACGGCAACGGCTGGCGCCAGGTGAAGCTGTACTTCATGTGCGGTCTGCCGACCGAGACCGACGACGACGTCCTGCAGATCGCCGACATGGCGATGCACGTCATCCAGAAGGGCCGCGAGGTCTCGGGCTCGAACGACATCCGGTGCACGGTCTCGATCGGCGGCTTCGTCCCGAAGCCCCACACCCCGTTCCAGTGGGCGCCCCAGCTGTCGGCGGAGGAGACGGACACGCGTCTGGCCAAGCTGCGGGACAAGATCCGTGGCGACAAGAAGTACGGCCGCTCGATCGGCTTCCGCTACCACGACGGCAAGCCCGGCATCGTTGAAGGCCTCCTGTCCCGCGGCGACCGCCGTATCGGGGCGGTGATCCGCGCGGTGTACGACGACGGCGGCCGCTTCGACGGCTGGCGCGAACACTTCTCCTACGACCGCTGGATGGCCTGCGCCGACAAGGCCCTCGCCCCCTTCGGCGTGGACGTCGACTGGTACACCACGCGCGAGCGCGGTTACGAGGAGGTCCTGCCCTGGGATCACCTCGACTCCGGCCTGGACAAGGACTGGCTCTGGGAGGACTGGCAGGACGCCCTCGACGAGACCGAGGTCGAGGACTGCCGCTGGACCCCGTGCTTCGACTGCGGCGTCTGCCCGCAGATGGATACGACCATACAAATCGGCCCGACCGGCAAGAAGTTGCTGCCTCTGACGGTCAAGAACGCGGGTCCGACGCCGGCTTCGAGTGGTCACGCGCACTGA
- a CDS encoding CHAD domain-containing protein: MADTKREIERKYESDDSGLPDLTGVGGVAAVLDKGLMELDATYYDTADERLAAAALTLRRRTGGSDAGWHLKFPVGPGVRDEIRAPLSDTIPEEIAALVRSRVRDAELIPLVRLRSARDVRHLVDADGALLAEASVDAVTAERLGGGGGPAQWTEIEVELADDGDPAFLDLVEKRLRKAGVHRSKSPSKLARALEQTGGHRRRSRKKGEPAPVTAGDHVLAYLRAQRDVLVELDPAVRRDVPDSVHRMRVATRRARSTLRSFRSVLDRTVTDPIGVELKWLAGALGIDRDQEVMAERLTAALDTLPPRLVTGPVHERLAAWAEARHGGAHAHLTGVLDSRRYLTLLDTLDGLLADPPLHKAAGKQPDKVIAKAVDKDLATLSALVEQALGAPPGEERDVAVHEARKKAKRTRYAAEAATPALGKPARSLTKAMKNLTTLLGEHQDSVMTRLTLCELSAVAHAAGESTFTYGVLYGREEARAAQAEAELPGLWKEISSTAAG; the protein is encoded by the coding sequence ATGGCGGATACGAAGCGCGAGATCGAGCGCAAGTACGAGTCCGACGACAGCGGGCTGCCCGACCTGACGGGCGTCGGCGGGGTGGCGGCCGTCCTGGACAAGGGCCTGATGGAACTCGACGCCACCTACTACGACACCGCCGACGAACGCCTGGCCGCCGCCGCCCTCACCCTGCGCCGCCGTACCGGGGGCTCGGACGCCGGCTGGCATCTGAAGTTCCCGGTCGGACCGGGTGTGCGCGACGAGATCCGGGCCCCGCTCTCCGACACCATTCCCGAGGAGATCGCCGCCCTCGTCCGCTCCCGGGTCCGGGACGCCGAGCTGATCCCGCTGGTCCGGCTGCGCTCCGCCCGCGATGTGCGCCATCTGGTCGACGCCGACGGCGCCCTGCTGGCCGAGGCGAGCGTCGACGCCGTGACCGCCGAGCGGCTCGGCGGTGGGGGAGGGCCCGCCCAGTGGACCGAGATCGAGGTGGAACTGGCCGACGACGGCGACCCCGCCTTCCTCGACCTGGTGGAGAAACGGCTGCGCAAGGCGGGCGTACATCGCTCGAAGTCGCCGTCGAAACTGGCCCGGGCCCTGGAGCAGACCGGAGGACACCGCCGTAGGAGCCGTAAGAAGGGCGAGCCCGCGCCGGTGACGGCCGGTGACCATGTGCTCGCCTATCTGCGGGCCCAGCGGGACGTGCTGGTCGAGCTGGATCCGGCGGTCCGCCGGGACGTGCCCGACTCCGTGCACCGCATGCGAGTCGCCACCCGCCGCGCCCGCAGCACCCTGCGCAGCTTCCGCTCCGTCCTCGACCGCACCGTCACCGACCCCATCGGCGTCGAGCTGAAGTGGCTCGCGGGCGCGCTGGGCATCGACCGCGACCAGGAGGTGATGGCCGAGCGCCTGACGGCGGCCCTCGACACGCTCCCGCCCCGCCTGGTCACCGGCCCCGTCCACGAGCGCCTCGCAGCCTGGGCCGAGGCCCGGCACGGCGGCGCGCACGCGCATCTGACCGGCGTGCTCGACTCCCGCCGCTATCTCACTCTGCTGGACACCCTGGACGGCTTGCTCGCCGACCCGCCGCTGCACAAGGCCGCCGGAAAACAGCCGGACAAGGTGATCGCCAAGGCCGTGGACAAGGACCTGGCGACCCTGTCCGCCCTGGTCGAGCAGGCGCTCGGCGCCCCGCCCGGCGAGGAACGCGACGTCGCCGTGCACGAGGCCCGCAAGAAGGCCAAGCGCACCCGGTACGCGGCCGAGGCGGCCACCCCCGCCCTCGGCAAACCGGCCCGCTCCCTGACCAAGGCCATGAAGAACCTGACCACTCTCCTCGGTGAACACCAGGACAGCGTCATGACCCGGCTGACCCTGTGCGAGCTGTCCGCGGTGGCACACGCGGCGGGGGAGAGCACGTTCACATACGGGGTGCTGTACGGGCGTGAGGAGGCACGGGCGGCGCAGGCGGAGGCCGAGCTGCCCGGACTGTGGAAGGAGATCAGTTCCACGGCGGCCGGCTGA